CCGAAACGCGTGATATGGACGATCACCGATGAGGGACCGGGCTTCGATTATGAGCACTTACCTGACCCAACCGCCGTTGAAAATCTTGAAAACCTGACAGGCAGGGGCGTTTTTATCGTAAAACAGCTGGCCGACCAGTGCGTATTCAATTCGACCGGAAATGAAGTGGAACTTCATTTTAAAATATAATGCCCTCTGTAAATTTTTTTGAAGAAGACATCCGTTTCGATCTAAAAAACAAACTCAAGGTAAAGCAATGGATAAAAGCCACTATAGCTGCCGAAGGTTATAAACTACGGGAACTTAATTATATTTTCTGCTCAGACGGCTATTTGCTGACCATTAATCAGCAATACCTGGATCACGACACTTACACAGATATTATCACCTTCGACAACTCCCAAAAACCAGGAAAGATCGAAGGTGATATTTTTATTTCTATCGACCGCATCCGCGAGAATGCCGAAAAGTTCGGCACAGGCGAAACAAACGAACTTCACCGGGTCATTATTCATGGTGCCCTGCATTTGCTTGGATATAAAGACAAAACGGCAGGTGCCAAAAAAATCATGACAGGTAAAGAGGACCAATATTTAGGTATAAGAAATTTTACATAAGTACTACCTTTCGGGCAGTGAAAAAACCAGAATATTAGCCCTAACTTTACCGTATATCAAGCTGAAACCAAATTTCTTAAAATCATGAAAATATTAGCATTCGTATTTGCTTTATTATTTGTCGCCCCTTCGTCCGTTTACGATTTTAAA
Above is a window of Mucilaginibacter ginsenosidivorans DNA encoding:
- the ybeY gene encoding rRNA maturation RNase YbeY, with amino-acid sequence MPSVNFFEEDIRFDLKNKLKVKQWIKATIAAEGYKLRELNYIFCSDGYLLTINQQYLDHDTYTDIITFDNSQKPGKIEGDIFISIDRIRENAEKFGTGETNELHRVIIHGALHLLGYKDKTAGAKKIMTGKEDQYLGIRNFT